Proteins encoded in a region of the Isosphaeraceae bacterium EP7 genome:
- a CDS encoding DUF1501 domain-containing protein yields the protein MSWDKSVVRLGLGQGGAVVNRRHFLKAVTLGAAGAASVSFTDLLSLQAADLRKRNMACILLWMGGGPSQLETWDPKPDHEHGGGTKSIETAVPGIRIAKGWEKTAQVMGDLALIRSMSSKEGNHDRATYQLHTGYVPSGSVRHPGLGSLTAAELGDPKFDLPHVVSIGGPTTGAGLLGAQYEPFVIRDPEKPPQNTTLPVEVRRFDRRIGLLGSLEQVAFGAKGGGDRVNDHAALYKQTRNMVLSPHMKAFDLATEDPKTRAAYGDTPFGNGCLLARRLVEVGVTFVEVRSGGWDTHTLLDLSAKAAPVDAGASALIADLKSRGRLDTTLVVWMGEFGRTPKISARGGRDHFPRAFSMALAGGGVKGGQVIGATTPDGSAVADHPVAVNDLLTSVFHSLKVDPTKENMSPAGRPIKIVDGGKLIAPLFG from the coding sequence ATGAGCTGGGACAAGAGCGTCGTGCGACTGGGACTTGGCCAAGGGGGCGCGGTCGTCAACCGCCGCCACTTCCTCAAGGCCGTCACCCTGGGGGCCGCCGGGGCGGCCTCGGTGAGCTTCACCGACCTGCTCTCGTTGCAGGCGGCCGACCTCCGCAAGCGGAACATGGCCTGCATCCTCCTCTGGATGGGGGGAGGCCCCAGCCAGCTTGAGACCTGGGACCCCAAGCCCGACCACGAGCATGGCGGCGGCACCAAGTCGATCGAGACCGCCGTGCCGGGCATCAGGATCGCCAAGGGCTGGGAGAAGACCGCGCAGGTCATGGGCGACCTGGCGCTCATCCGGTCGATGTCGAGTAAGGAAGGCAACCACGACCGCGCCACCTATCAGCTTCACACCGGCTATGTGCCCAGCGGCAGCGTGCGCCACCCCGGCCTGGGGAGCCTGACCGCGGCCGAGCTGGGCGACCCCAAGTTCGACCTGCCCCACGTCGTCAGCATCGGCGGCCCCACCACAGGCGCCGGCCTGCTGGGGGCCCAATATGAGCCCTTCGTCATCCGCGACCCCGAGAAGCCGCCGCAGAACACGACCTTGCCCGTGGAAGTCCGCCGCTTCGACCGCCGGATCGGCCTGCTCGGCTCGCTCGAACAGGTCGCCTTCGGCGCCAAAGGGGGGGGCGACCGCGTGAACGACCACGCCGCGCTCTACAAGCAGACGCGCAACATGGTGCTCTCGCCGCACATGAAGGCCTTCGACCTGGCCACCGAGGACCCCAAGACCCGCGCCGCCTACGGCGACACCCCCTTCGGCAACGGCTGCCTGCTGGCCCGCCGCCTGGTCGAGGTGGGCGTCACCTTCGTCGAGGTGCGCTCCGGCGGCTGGGACACCCACACCCTGCTCGACCTGTCCGCGAAGGCCGCCCCCGTCGACGCCGGGGCCTCGGCACTCATCGCCGACCTCAAGAGCCGGGGCCGCCTGGACACCACCCTCGTCGTCTGGATGGGCGAGTTCGGCCGGACCCCGAAGATCAGCGCCCGCGGCGGCCGAGACCACTTCCCTCGCGCCTTCAGCATGGCCCTGGCCGGCGGCGGCGTGAAAGGGGGCCAGGTCATCGGCGCGACCACCCCCGACGGCTCCGCCGTGGCCGATCACCCCGTCGCCGTCAACGACCTGCTCACCAGCGTATTCCACTCTCTGAAAGTCGACCCCACCAAGGAGAACATGAGCCCCGCCGGCCGGCCGATCAAGATCGTCGACGGCGGCAAGCTCATCGCCCCCCTCTTCGGCTGA
- a CDS encoding SDR family NAD(P)-dependent oxidoreductase, with translation MQLSGRVAIVTGAGSGIGRASAVLLAMQGAKVGLLARSRDDLEEVAAEIRGFGGEALPLEADVSRPDQVENAVEALVADYGRLDIVFANAGVNGVWAPLEELEPREWQETLTTNLMGTFLTVKYAAPHLKKRGGSVIVNSSINGTRVFSNTGATAYACSKAGQVAFAKMIALELAPHKVRVNVICPGAIETDIDRSTEHRNVEDARIPVEFPEGSQPLTGGKPGRAEQVAQLVLFLASDASDHITGTEIWIDGAESLLIG, from the coding sequence ATGCAGCTATCGGGACGTGTCGCGATCGTCACGGGCGCTGGCTCGGGAATCGGCCGCGCCTCGGCGGTCCTCCTGGCCATGCAGGGCGCCAAGGTCGGCCTGCTGGCCCGGTCCCGCGACGACCTCGAGGAGGTCGCCGCCGAGATCCGGGGCTTCGGCGGCGAGGCGCTGCCGCTGGAGGCCGACGTCTCCAGGCCCGACCAGGTGGAGAACGCCGTCGAGGCCCTCGTGGCCGATTACGGCAGGCTCGACATCGTCTTCGCCAACGCCGGGGTCAACGGCGTCTGGGCCCCGCTGGAAGAGCTTGAGCCCCGGGAGTGGCAGGAAACCCTGACCACCAACCTGATGGGCACCTTCCTGACGGTCAAATATGCCGCCCCCCACCTGAAGAAACGCGGCGGCTCGGTGATCGTCAATTCGTCGATCAACGGCACCCGCGTCTTCAGCAACACGGGGGCCACCGCCTACGCCTGCTCGAAGGCCGGGCAGGTCGCCTTCGCCAAGATGATCGCCCTGGAGCTGGCCCCGCACAAGGTCCGCGTCAACGTCATCTGCCCCGGCGCGATCGAGACCGACATCGACCGGAGCACCGAGCACCGGAACGTCGAGGACGCGCGCATCCCGGTCGAGTTCCCCGAGGGCTCCCAGCCCCTGACCGGCGGGAAGCCGGGGCGTGCCGAGCAGGTGGCACAGCTTGTGCTGTTCCTTGCCTCCGACGCCTCGGACCATATCACGGGCACCGAGATCTGGATCGACGGCGCCGAGTCGCTCCTGATCGGCTGA
- a CDS encoding SRPBCC family protein — MSTLSTHPTGAISAEEIRAVEDRNRSRLAHVNVADAERWASAVGGGLLATYGLKRGSLGGLALAAIGGALMYRGYTGQCAVYRALEVDTAAGTTGKLAEEVRGGTLVKASLTVDRPAAELFAFWSDVDNLKQFMNHVESISRIDDSHSRWVVKGPFGVKLQWDSEIITSNPPEVISWSSVPGGDLTSAGSVQFRPAPGDRGTEVTLEVNFEPPAGIVGQAIAKFMGESPERVVHDHLRRFKQLMETGEVAANGSLVRPA; from the coding sequence ATGAGCACCCTCAGCACCCACCCGACCGGGGCGATCTCGGCCGAAGAGATCCGCGCCGTCGAGGACCGGAATCGATCCAGGCTCGCGCACGTCAACGTGGCCGACGCCGAGCGCTGGGCCAGCGCCGTGGGCGGCGGCCTGCTCGCCACTTATGGCCTGAAGCGCGGGTCCCTGGGCGGCCTGGCCCTGGCCGCCATCGGCGGGGCCCTCATGTATCGGGGCTACACGGGCCAGTGCGCCGTCTATCGGGCCCTGGAGGTCGACACCGCCGCCGGCACCACCGGCAAGCTGGCCGAGGAGGTCCGCGGCGGCACTCTCGTCAAGGCGTCGCTGACCGTCGACCGGCCGGCCGCCGAGCTGTTCGCCTTCTGGAGCGACGTGGACAATCTCAAGCAGTTCATGAACCACGTCGAGTCGATCAGCCGGATCGACGACTCCCACTCGCGCTGGGTCGTCAAGGGGCCGTTCGGCGTCAAGCTCCAGTGGGACTCGGAGATCATCACCTCGAACCCGCCCGAGGTCATCTCCTGGAGCAGCGTGCCGGGCGGCGACCTGACCAGCGCCGGCTCGGTCCAGTTCCGCCCCGCGCCCGGCGATCGCGGCACCGAGGTGACCCTGGAGGTCAACTTCGAGCCCCCCGCGGGCATCGTCGGCCAGGCCATCGCCAAATTCATGGGCGAGAGCCCCGAGCGGGTCGTCCACGACCATCTCCGCCGCTTCAAGCAGCTGATGGAGACCGGGGAGGTCGCCGCCAACGGCAGCCTCGTCCGCCCCGCCTGA
- a CDS encoding zinc-dependent alcohol dehydrogenase → MKALCWEGKTDVRVNNVPDPKILNPKDAIVRITTTAICGSDLHLYDGYIPTMQKGDILGHEFMGEVIEVGRGVREIKVGDRVVVPFGISCGSCYYCKQKLSALCDNSNPNAYMQEAAYGDTAAALFGYSHMYGGYPGGQAEYARVPFADVGLMKVPDSLTDEQVLFLTDIFPTGYQAADYCDIKGGDVVAVWGAGPVGQFAIRSAFMLGAERVIAIDEFPHRLELARKGGAETLNFREADVVEALREMTGGRGPDSCIDSVGLEAHGLTAGNVYDHVKAALFMTTDRIEVLRQAIHACRKGGHVSVPGVYGGLPDKFPMGALFAKGLTLKAGQTNLMKYMKPLLERVEKGEIDPSFIISHRFPLDRAAEAYNLFATSQNECTKVVLKPHSMN, encoded by the coding sequence ATGAAGGCTCTCTGCTGGGAAGGCAAGACCGACGTCCGCGTCAACAACGTGCCCGACCCCAAGATCCTCAACCCCAAGGATGCCATCGTCCGAATCACGACGACGGCCATCTGCGGCTCGGACCTGCACCTGTACGACGGCTACATCCCCACCATGCAGAAAGGGGACATTCTCGGTCACGAGTTCATGGGAGAGGTCATCGAGGTCGGCCGGGGCGTGCGCGAGATCAAGGTCGGCGACCGCGTCGTCGTCCCCTTCGGAATCTCCTGCGGCAGCTGCTACTACTGCAAACAAAAGCTCTCGGCGCTGTGCGACAACAGCAACCCCAACGCCTACATGCAGGAGGCCGCCTACGGCGACACCGCCGCGGCCCTCTTCGGCTACTCCCACATGTACGGCGGCTACCCCGGCGGCCAGGCCGAATATGCCCGCGTCCCCTTCGCCGACGTCGGACTGATGAAGGTGCCCGACAGCCTCACCGACGAGCAGGTCCTCTTCCTCACCGACATCTTCCCCACCGGCTACCAGGCGGCCGACTACTGCGACATCAAGGGGGGCGACGTCGTCGCCGTCTGGGGCGCCGGGCCGGTCGGCCAGTTCGCCATCCGCAGCGCCTTCATGCTGGGCGCCGAGCGGGTCATCGCCATCGACGAGTTCCCCCACCGCCTGGAACTCGCCCGCAAGGGGGGCGCCGAGACGCTCAACTTCCGCGAGGCCGACGTCGTCGAGGCCCTCAGGGAGATGACCGGCGGCCGTGGCCCCGACAGCTGCATCGACTCGGTCGGCCTTGAGGCGCACGGCCTCACCGCCGGCAACGTCTACGACCACGTCAAGGCCGCGCTCTTCATGACCACCGACCGCATCGAGGTCCTCCGTCAGGCGATCCACGCCTGCCGCAAGGGGGGGCACGTCTCGGTCCCGGGGGTCTACGGCGGCCTGCCCGACAAGTTCCCGATGGGCGCCCTCTTCGCCAAGGGCCTGACCCTCAAGGCCGGCCAGACCAACCTGATGAAGTACATGAAGCCGCTGCTGGAGCGGGTCGAGAAGGGGGAGATCGACCCTTCCTTCATCATCAGCCATCGCTTCCCCCTGGATCGCGCGGCCGAGGCCTACAACCTCTTCGCCACCTCCCAGAACGAATGCACCAAGGTCGTCCTGAAGCCCCACAGCATGAACTGA
- a CDS encoding SDR family oxidoreductase produces the protein MPQPNVEPKGPFPAQTQSGPGLESEMTPRPNYLAPNYKGAGKLKGKVALITGGDSGIGRSVAVLYAREGADVAIVYLPEEQSDAHEAKAAVEAEGGKALLLPGDVKDPAFCRQAVERTVKELGKLDILVNNAAHQQNHESLEEISDDDWDKTFRTNIHGYFYMAKAALEHLPEGSAIVNCGSITGMEGNKNMIDYASTKGAIHAFTKSLALNLAPRKIRVNCVAPGPIWTPLQPASKPAEQVAQHGVKSPMGRAGQPEEVAPAFVFFASDADSSYISGEILTLLGGETTAA, from the coding sequence ATGCCGCAGCCCAACGTCGAGCCCAAGGGGCCCTTCCCGGCCCAGACCCAGTCGGGCCCCGGCCTCGAATCGGAGATGACACCCAGGCCCAACTACCTGGCGCCCAACTACAAGGGGGCCGGCAAGCTCAAGGGCAAGGTCGCCCTCATCACCGGGGGAGACTCCGGCATCGGCAGGTCGGTGGCCGTGCTCTACGCCCGCGAAGGGGCCGACGTCGCCATCGTCTACCTGCCCGAGGAGCAGTCCGACGCCCACGAGGCGAAGGCCGCCGTCGAGGCCGAGGGGGGCAAGGCCCTGCTCCTGCCCGGCGACGTCAAGGACCCGGCCTTCTGCCGGCAGGCCGTCGAACGCACCGTCAAAGAGCTGGGCAAGCTCGACATCCTGGTCAACAACGCCGCCCACCAGCAGAACCACGAATCGCTCGAGGAGATCAGCGACGACGACTGGGACAAGACCTTCCGGACCAACATCCACGGCTATTTCTACATGGCCAAGGCCGCCCTGGAGCACCTCCCCGAGGGATCGGCCATCGTCAACTGCGGCTCGATCACCGGCATGGAGGGGAATAAAAATATGATCGACTACGCCTCGACGAAGGGGGCGATCCACGCCTTCACCAAGTCGCTGGCGCTGAACCTGGCCCCGCGCAAGATCCGCGTCAATTGCGTCGCCCCTGGGCCGATCTGGACGCCGCTCCAGCCGGCCTCGAAGCCCGCCGAGCAGGTGGCCCAGCACGGGGTCAAGTCGCCGATGGGCCGCGCAGGCCAGCCCGAGGAGGTCGCCCCCGCGTTCGTCTTCTTCGCCTCCGACGCCGACTCCAGCTACATCAGCGGCGAGATCCTGACCCTCCTCGGGGGCGAGACCACGGCCGCCTGA